One window of the Cryptococcus gattii WM276 chromosome E, complete sequence genome contains the following:
- a CDS encoding uncharacterized protein (Similar to TIGR gene model, INSD accession AAW43441.1) — MVYTEPAQASTPPLASPTKEPPTWRKAHTSTKVDDLDSNMASTPLPTIPRRSSSSSSSPRRTVPNVPRHHLAGRHSFVISKPLEGLPRRSANSPRPSISGLPPAGEGSALGIKLHGSPIKSPLSPRPKDLGSPSRNGNGAPSFKGQADSSSLTISFDPNFQPPKRDSPTRNPLSASTRPGASRRNSGSGHARGGQGTTGSLQIPLPASASTSELPSGPSSLSNVRPSAAMIRKKSGEIVKPSLKPRSLSTPDLMRQGQNSPTDASSNSFGTERSKSVRFADTSQGDAKALESVVLFLREQKVTAVGKAADPDNAQLTETETENDTDASDFVQFRTRKNAAARAADEANQIQLSGASRVPRKRTDFSPDARGSLIGENVILERVELQSGAGLTLRGSVIVRNVAFRKWVAVRFTLDQWQTVSEIAGTHVCHIPASTTGDEGWDRFSFSIKLEDYKRKIDERQLVLCVHYSIENSDWWDSNNGLNYSFTFKKSPPRRPFRSSGPASLGSNYFGDDDFASPLPGLRKGNTPPPSSQIKKVFGSKDSKASSGSSHWAFPKLFPHFNHVDGPPRPDSPAQSPPPNSAYEPPAPPTVHTHLSLSKYCAPSPPQSPSKELPAHSPTAHETHHIPQQSSMDVMAGNYATISPALQLHPYERRSSWNGHASSWDSSRANDKPAGGRPDGDKTPMAMASHSPIISPDAPSPDVSPQKPLTLKRSTGNLRKLVEDAEDENGLITPPSSKGSSPPTPVHASLPPDLVYTSPTSTGDTSSVNTLSTESTPDVASLSIDTEPQVGDRGRTGHPNDHRFFSANSYQEFLDKFCFFQSPRMTPNELEPISRPSHIPISGNNSPNGFPFFSHTNASRSPRSTPTPTRHYNSAQEAFGFTAPSQDVTPTKPESLMPHMAHPHPQPVQDSSVSQIISGYHANPTDTMVWAQQIHSDSVSPSLAAAK, encoded by the exons ATGGTTTACACGGAGCCAGCACAGGCATCAACACCTCCCCTCGCTTCCCCCACAAAGGAGCCGCCGACTTGGCGCAAGGCGCACACTTCCACCAAAGTAGACGATTTAGACTCAAATATGGCTTCGACTCCTCTGCCTACAATCCCTCGTCGGTCCTCCTCCagctcctcttcccctcgGCGCACTGTCCCGAACGTCCCTCGACATCACCTCGCCGGACGGCACTCATTTGTCATTTCAAAACCTCTAGAAGGCTTGCCGCGACGGTCCGCAAATTCTCCACGGCCATCAATATCTGGACTGCCGCCCGCTGGTGAGGGTAGTGCTTTGGGAATCAAGCTTCATGGAAGTCCTATCAAATCTCCTCTGTCACCAAGGCCAAAGGACCTAGGCTCGCCTTCAAGAAATGGGAACGGTGCCCCCTCTTTCAAAGGACAGGCTGATTCATCCTCCCTTACTATCAGTTTTGATCCCAACTTCCAACCTCCCAAGAGAGACTCACCCACTCGCAATCCTCTTTCTGCATCGACTCGTCCCGGCGCTTCTCGACGAAATTCTGGGTCGGGACATGCCCGAGGGGGGCAAGGAACAACTGGTTCGCTTCAGATCCCACTCCCGGCTTCCGCTTCTACGTCTGAGTTACCTTCCGGGCCTTCATCCTTATCCAATGTTCGTCCAAGCGCCGCCATGATCAGAAAGAAGTCGGGTGAGATTGTCAAACCATCACTCAAGCCGCGTTCTTTGTCTACACCAGATCTTATGCGACAAGGTCAAAATTCCCCTACGGACGCCAGTTCCAACTCCTTCGGCACCGAGAGGTCAAAAAGTGTCCGATTTGCTGACACAAGTCAAGGTGATGCCAAGGCTTTGGAAAGCGTTGTGCTTTTCCTTCGTGAACAAAAGGTCACTGCGGTGGGAAAGGCAGCGGATCCTGACAATGCTCAGCTTACTGAGACGGAGACGGAGAACGACACCGATGCTTCCGACTTCGTACAGTTTCGTACTAGGAAGAATGCTGCTGCTCGGGCCGCGGATGAGGCCAACCAAATCCAACTCTCTGGAGCGAGTAGAGTGCCTAGAAAGAGGACCGATTTCTCTCCAGACGCCCGGGGTAGTTTGATAGGAGAGAATGTAATTTTAGAGAGGGTCGAGTTGCAATCAGGCGCTGGCTTAACATTGAGAGGCAGCGTTATCGTTCGAAATGTGGCTTTCAGGAAATGGGTAGCCGTCAGATTTACATTGGACCAGTGGCA GACTGTATCTGAGATTGCTGGTACCCATGTGTGTCACATTCCAGCAAGTACTACCGGTGATGAAGGCTGGGATAGGTTCAGCTTTTCCATTAAACTGGAAGATTACAAGCGCAAAATCGACGAGCGCCAACTCGTCCTCTGTGTGCATTACTCCATTGAGAACAGCGACTGGTGGGATTCCAACAATGGACTGAACTATTCCTTCACCTTCAAAAAGTCTCCGCCTAGACGACCTTTCCGCAGTTCTGGCCCTGCCAGTCTTGGTAGCAACTATTTcggtgatgatgatttcGCATCTCCTCTCCCTGGTCTTAGAAAAGGCAACACCCCCCCGCCATCTTCTCAGATCAAAAAGGTCTTTGGTAGTAAGGACAGTAAGGCATCTAGCGGCTCTTCGCATTGGGCTTTTCCTAAGTTATTTCCCCATTTTAATCATGTCGACGGCCCACCACGACCCGATTCGCCCGCGCAGAGTCCTCCTCCCAACTCTGCGTACGAGCCACCCGCCCCTCCCACAGTGCATACCCATTTATCTCTTTCAAAATATTGTGCGCCTTCTCCCCCGCAGTCGCCGTCTAAAGAACTGCCTGCTCATTCTCCCACTGCCCATGAAACTCATCATATTCCTCAACAGTCAAGTATGGACGTCATGGCGGGCAATTATGCTACCATATCTCCTGCTCTTCAACTTCATCCCTATGAGCGCAGGAGTAGTTGGAATGGACATGCTAGTAGTTGGGATTCCTCCCGAGCTAACGACAAGCCCGCCGGAGGAAGGCCGGATGGTGACAAGACCCCGATGGCAATGGCATCTCACTCGCCCATCATTTCGCCAGATGCGCCATCCCCTGATGTCTCGCCCCAAAAGCCCTTGACTTTGAAGCGTTCCACCGGCAATTTGCGCAAATTGGTTGAGGATGCGGAAGATGAGAATGGCTTAATCACGCCCCCTTCCTCCAAGGGGTCTTCTCCACCTACTCCAGTTCATGCCAGTTTGCCGCCTGACCTCGTCTATACGTCGCCCACGTCTACTGGGGACACATCATCAGTTAATACACTGAGCACTGAGTCCACTCCTGATGTAGCCAGTCTTTCCATTGATACTGAACCCCAAGTTGGGGATCGAGGAAGGACTGGACATCCTAATGACCACAGGTTCTTTAGTGCCAATAGCTATCAAGAATTT CTCGATAAATTCTGTTTTTTCCAGTCCCCGCGCATGACTCCCAATGAACTTGAACCAATAAGTCGACCATCACACATCCCCATCTCCGGAAACAATTCCCCCAATGGCTTCCCTTTTTTCAGTCATACCAATGCTAGTCGCTCGCCTCGTAGTACTCCTACTCCTACAAGGCATTACAATTCGGCACAGGAAGCTTTCGGCTTCACTGCACCCTCTCAAGACGTGACCCCCACCAAGCCAGAGTCTTTGATGCCGCACATGGCCCACCCCCACCCTCAGCCTGTACAAGACTCTTCCGTCTCTCAGATTATTAGCGGCTATCACGCAAATCCTACCGACACTATGGTTTGGGCTCAGCAAATTCACAGCGATAGTGTCTCGCCCTCTCTGGCAGCCGCCAAATGA
- a CDS encoding Hypothetical Protein (Similar to TIGR gene model, INSD accession AAW43815.1): MVFGLLCRWTCNICSYLYPAYASYKALSLHPESSPEAMAQVERWLMYWAVVGTWTAIEAIIGWTITWMPFYCLIKTLVLLSLSLPQFEASTYIYRSHLSPFFQEHERDIDAFLASSRSRAGVALVESVGWIWQKAKAQLNIMLPEEELQVAAMLAQNQGQDRPGYPAQDVHQPPTLSDPASGAIQTAMHLVSNYAARYMPVALTALSAATASAKGQAGQAQGSVSSSITQQSRETQMPQQMSMPVPTMTPPVHQQKSDPSLRSRAFMHASSNDNAGQYPSLNNLKQQQQYQALSSARSPSQGFSSRSASGPAGPARMSQSSSRSSDESLGSRYEGYEQIRKDELQDMNNSRPDVQGRKSWFGWGGPTGMNDDRDKID, translated from the exons ATGGTATTCGGCCTTCTTTGCAGGTGGACATG TAACATTTGCTCTTACCTATACCCAGCATATGCATCCTACAAGGCCTTATCTCTCCACCCGGAAAGCTCACCCGAAGCGATGGCTCAAGTGGAGAGATGGCTGATGTACTGGGCCGTGGTTGGGACTTGGACAGCTATTGAAGCTATAATCGGGTGGACTATTACTTG GATGCCATTTTACTGTCTCATCAAGACTCTTGTGCTCCTTTCTTTGTCCTTGCCGCAATTTGAA GCCTCCACATATATCTACCGCTCACATCTCTCACCATTCTTCCAGGAGCACGAGAGAGACATCGATGCTTTCCTCGCTTCTTCGCGCAGTCGCGCGGGTGTTGCTTTGGTGGAAAGCGTGGGTTGGATTTGGCAAAAGGCAAAGGCTCAGCTTAAC ATTATGTTGCCTGAAGAGGAGCTTCAAGTGGCTGCCATGTTGGCGCAAAACCAAGGACAGGACCGACCAGGCTATCCAGCTCAGGATGTACATCAACCCCCTACTCTTTCTGACCCTGCGTCAGGCGCAATTCAGACGGCGATGCATCTTGTGTCAAATTATGCTGCGAG ATACATGCCGGTCGCCCTCACAGCCCTTTCCGCTGCGACGGCGTCAGCTAAAGGGCAAGCTGGTCAAGCTCAAGGAAGCGTTTCTTCAAGTATCACGCAACAATCCCGTGAGACCCAGATGCCTCAGCAGATGTCCATGCCCGTCCCTACTATGACCCCTCCTGTCCACCAGCAGAAATCTGACCCCTCTTTGCGTTCCCGTGCTTTCATGCACGCATCCAGCAATGACAATGCAGGCCAATATCCAAGTCTGAACAACCTCaagcagcaacagcaatACCAAGCGCTTAGTTCTGCTAGGTCTCCTTCCCAAGGCTTTTCGAGCAGATCTGCATCAGGTCCTGCAGGTCCTGCGAGGATGTCTCAATCTTCGTCACGCAGTTCAGATGAGTCTCTCGGCTCCAGATATGAAGGGTATGAGCAAATCAGGAAGGACGAGTTGCAAGACATGAATAATTCCAGGCCAGACGTGcagggaaggaagagttggTTTGGGTGGGGTGGACCCACTGGCATGAATGATGACAGGGACAAGATTGACTAA
- a CDS encoding uncharacterized protein (Similar to TIGR gene model, INSD accession AAW43444.1) has protein sequence MPDKKEEIRSVAKIILDEMLDDLILTTTISAHREVKRGRVLCGTCGTRCRSHLPLLTNNVANCSKSLHTSADGSESSSRAQTPQCVSETGGRSSGYTVGPEKGTGGSTGVGSGSGKIDSNGNAFFDCLVCSRPIASNRYAPHLAKCLGLNGSTRRVAARSAAVKARLGTGHDRSSPSPYLATGSENGDWGSDADSVGSNKKKKIQNIPTKRNGSPNKLVAKGKKAKRGSSSGTPTPQFSRQALPPSKLGRPPTNRQTTQSSPVSSPEKSVISVSSSGGGVTGFKTLPGARNILPEIVLGDESSEEADDDY, from the exons ATGCCCGACAAGAAAGAGGAAATTCGCTCGGTC GCCAAAATCATCTTGGATGAGATGTTAGATGATCTGATCCTTACCACAACCATTTCTGCTCATCGTGAAGTAAAGCGGGGCCGAGTTCTCTGTGGGACATGCGGGACAAG GTGCCGCAGCCACCTGCCTCTTTTAACGAACAACGTCGCAAACTGTTCAAAGTCTCTTCACACATCAGCCGATGGCTCAGAAAGTTCGTCAAGAGCTCAAACACCGCAATGTGTCTCTGAAACAGGTGGGCGATCAAGTGGATATACTGTCGGGCCTGAAAAAGGTACAGGGGGATCAACTGGTGTGGGCAGTGGGAGTGGAAAGATTGATAGTAATGGCAATGCCTTCTTTGATTGTCTGGTCTGCTCACGGCCT ATTGCCTCCAACCGATATGCGCCTCATCTTGCCAAATGTCTAGGGCTCAACGGTTCCACTCGGCGAGTGGCTGCTCGGTCAGCTGCTGTCAAAGCTCGCTTGGGAACAGGGCACGATCGATCCAGCCCTTCGCCGTATCTGGCCACAGGTAGTGAAAATGGCGACTGGGGTTCAGACGCAGATAGTGTTGGCAGTAACAAAAAGAAGA AAATCCAAAACATTCCAACCAAAAGGAATGGGTCACCCAACAAGCTTGTCGCCaaagggaagaaggcgaAGCGAGGATCAAGTTCTG GAACTCCCACTCCCCAATTCTCCCGCCAAGCTCTCCCGCCCTCCAAGTTGGGAAGACCGCCCACGAATCGTCAAACGACGCAATCATCACCGGTATCTTCACCAGAGAAATCAGTCATATCCGTTTCCAGCTCTGGTGGTGGAGTTACGGGTTTTAAGACGCTGCCAGGTGCCAGGAATATCTTACCGGAGATTGTCCTAGGGGACGAATCCAGTGAGGAGGCTGACGACGACTATTGA
- a CDS encoding Phospholipase D, putative (Similar to TIGR gene model, INSD accession AAW43446.1): MRHPDHSGGELVYYFSHHEKLCVVDNTIACMGGLDACFGRWDTRNHPLADVHPTEFWRTLFPGQDYNNSRVMDFQTVDKYTSNALAVQVTARMPWHDVSLSMIGPSVVDLVQHFCERWNFVKEFKYKHNHRMEWLSLPDPWDEVRSREDEKKLIDENEFRLNHPHLSEWKEASAFLLHRHQLLTFSLKTGRQFFHPYHFPPSEAPRATEPIPHGTSRVQVSSKVVLRSAADWSHGILLENSIQQAYIGLIREANHCIYIENQFSLALAQRIISAAQEGRKFKVFILIPAVPAFPGDIQSQSGIKAIMEAQYRTINRGGASIFEMVREAGFEPTDYISFWNLRSYDRINTPWSHIKAMEKESGITFHEAQVALAKIYTGSEDVSGGVEDEVVNIEQPHDQTTGVDEIGKKDTVQRAVRLPKTMDEAKDIINRFQQAAQNDGKHVSDNVCQHALQDSTTLFDEQWDGTEEEELSCFVSELCYIHSKIMIVDDRRVICGSANINDRSMNGDHDSEIALVIEDSDMVESMMDGKKYMASTYATTLRRTLMREHIGLLPPQPAFDEKDQPTASMHPAPLPHMYDFGSAEDKAVEDVLSDEFTDLWIGTGRRNREAFEKVFKPVPSDDTKNWEDYKEYLKPHIGVSSGHVIDKTLTLQQVKEELSKIKGHLVDMPINFCIDLKWMTEGDWLSVNQYTLALYV; this comes from the exons ATGCGACATCCGGATCACAGTGGAG GGGAGCTGGTATACTACTTTTCGCATCATGAAAAACTCTGTGTCGTTGACAACACCATTGCTTGTATGGGAGGCCTTGATGCTTGCTTTGGTCGATGGGACACAAGGAATCACCCACTTGCCGATGTCCACCCTACTGAATTCTGGAGGACTCTGTTCCCAGGTCAAGACTACAACAACTCTCGAGTGATGGACTTTCAG ACTGTGGACAAATACACTTCCAATGCCCTCGCGGTTCAAGTCACAGCCAGAATGC CTTGGCATGATGTGTCTCTTTCGATGATCGGACCCTCTGTTGTTGATTTGGTCCAGCACTTTTGCGAGAGGTGGAACTTCGTCAAGGAATTCAA GTACAAGCACAATCATAGAATGGAGTGGCTTTCTCTTCCTGACC CCTGGGATGAGGTCCGATCTCgtgaagatgaaaagaaactaaTTGATGAAAACGAGTTCCGTCTCAACCATCCCCATTTGTCCGAGTGGAAAGAAGCAAGTGCTTTCCTTTTACACAGACATCAGCTGCTTACTTTCAGTTTGAAGACGGGTCGCCAATTCTTCCACCCTTATCATTTCCCGCCTTCTGAGGCACCCAGAGCTACTGAGCCAATTCCTCATGGTACTTCTAGAGTTCAGGTAAGTTCGAAAGTG GTACTTCGATCTGCGGCTGATTGGAGTCATGGAATCCTCTTGGAGAACAGTATCCAAC AGGCGTATATTGGGTTGATCCGAGAGGCTAATCACTGCATCTATATTGAGAATCAGTTCT CCCTCGCGTTGGCTCAGAGAATCATTTCAGCTGCGCAAGAGGGTAGGAAATTCAAGGTCTTCATTCTCATCCCCGCCGTACC TGCTTTT CCTGGAGACATTCAGAGTCAGTCAGGCATTAAGGCCATCATGGAGGCCCAG TATCGCACGATCAATCGTGGTGGCGCCTCTATCTTCGAGATGGTCCGTGAAGCAGGATTCGAGCC AACTGACTATATCTCC TTCTGGAACTTGCGTTCCTACGACCGTATCAACACGCCGTGGAGTCATATTAAAGCTATGGAAAAGGAG TCCGGAATCACTTTCCATGAAGCTCAAGTTGCTCTTGCTAAGATCTACACTGGCTCAGAAGATGTCAGCGGCGGCGTTGAAGATGAGGTGGTTAACATCGAGCAGCCTCATGACCAGACAACAGGTGTAGACGAGATAGGCAAGAAAGATACTGTCCAACGCGCTGTTAGGCTACCTAAGACCATGGATGAGGCTAAGGACATTATCAACAGATTCCAACAGGCTGCACAGAATGATGGCAAGCACGT CTCCGACAACG TGTGTCAACATGCTCTGCAAGACTCTACTACTCTATTCGATGAGCAGTGGGACGGTacagaagaggaggagctCTCGTGTTTCGTGTCTGAG CTTTGCTACATTCACAGTAAGATCATGATTGTGGATGACAGACGGGTCATTTGTGGCAGTGCAAACATCAATGACCGTTCAATGAATGGAGATCATGACTCCGAAATTGCGCTGGTAATTG AGGACTCTGACATGGTTGAATCTATGATGGACGGTAAGAAGTACATGGCTTCGACTTATGCTACGACGCTACGTCGAACTCTCATGCGAG AGCATATTGGTCTACTGCCCCCGCAACCTGCTTTTGATGAGAAGGACCAGCCTACGGCCTCCATGCACCCAGCTCCTCTCCCTCATATGTATGACTTTGGTTCCGCTGAGGACAAGGCTGTCGAGGATGTTCTGTCCGACGAATTCACAGATCTGTGGATTGGAACTGGAAGAAGGAACAGGGAAGCATTTGAAAAAGTTTTCAAACCT GTGCCCAGTGACGATACCAAAAACTGGGAAGACTACAAGGAGTACTTGAAGCCGCATATAGGTGTCTCG TCTGGTCATGTCATTGACAAAACTCTTACCCTTCAGCAAGTGAAAGAAGAGCTCAGCAAGATTAAGGGTCATTTGGTTGATATGCCTATCAATTTCTGCATT GATCTCAAATGGATGACTGAAGGCGATTGGCTTTCCGTCAATCAGTACACTTTGGCGCTATACGTTTAG
- a CDS encoding Cell division control protein 45, putative (Similar to TIGR gene model, INSD accession AAW43449.1), translating to MPVVQPPADDLRPSDLTYTHAYNSIVSRVRRTAGAASGGVVILAGVDVDGLLGARILCSLFKNDDIPYRLIPVGGLGELEEKSDEALASEDIHTLILVSLGSLLTLTDFFSLPRKVHLHVIDSHRPWNLGNLFDIDLDDEDDEEAHGKVWIWGDGDEFSENMDQLRKSFEALRFLPQKDSDEDSDSEESQAEEEEPEEEDEEGDGNEEGEEGESRKRRREDYGPGRRKRLRDDDRPRKLPKAIKEAHQERIAKYYNHGTYYGQSVALTIYLLATVLERADNDILWYSILGVTHQYITSHIDREKYEEYHTIFLDEVVRLNHEPDPGALRTPNPDNRSISKSEELRFMLFRHWDLYNAMLHSGYVAGRLGIWKEKGRSKLRGLLAKMGYSIQQCNQTWSHMDMELKRQLPEVLERVGPEYGLVELSYPSFTRAYGFQLSSLSAADAVEVISSLLDIAVGVRLEVDREGGKGGGEWFGGTTRWSVDTREAEMGVAPSEPGERAEGTEGEESQEKKDQDWHVTNFWIAYDACDDVSLLRRSLPLAMALHRAIIRAGSDLLDKSIIRTLRNFRLTILSEGPDLRLFCHPSPLSRLALWLVDATRDRWVEKLARQNAHSGGKVKSLPFVVACLNEEKGTFSVVGVTGAPEFGDVRKNKFGLAFQQAAAFSNATASLDMFDTSVVEVGREDLQSFIEHLHLHSV from the exons ATGCCCGTAGTCCAGCCTCCCGCAGACGACCTACGTCCATCAGATCTTACGTATACTCACGCATACAATTCGATTGTTTCGCGTGTTAGGAGAACAGCTGGGGCTGCTTCTGGAGGAGTGGTCATCCTCGCTGGGGTTGATGTC GACGGGCTTTTGGGCGCCAGGATATTGTGTTCACTGTTCAAAAATGATGACATCCCTTATCGACTGATTCCCGTAGGCGGATTGGGCGAGCTGGAAGAGAAGAGCGATGAAGCGCTTGCCTCTGAAGAT ATACATACCCTTATACTTGTGTCTCTTGGATCCCTCTTGACTTTGACTGACTTTTTCAGCCTTCCGAGAAAGGTTCATCTTCACGTAATTGATTCCCATCGCCCATGGAACTTGGGTAACTTGTTTGACATTGATCTtgatgacgaggatgatgaagaagctCACGGAAAGGTGTGGATTTGGGGAGATGGGGATGAGTTCTCAGAAAACATGGACCAACTGCGAAAAAGCTTTGAGGCTTTGCGGTTTTTACCGCAAAAGGACTCGGATGAGGACAGTGACTCTGAAGAATCTCaggcagaagaggaagaaccggaagaggaagatgaagagggcgatggtaatgaagaaggtgaagaaggagagtCAAGGAAACGAAGACGAGAGGATTATGGCCCGGGAAGAAGGAAACGGTTACGAGACGATGATCGA CCACGTAAGCTTCCCAAGGCAATCAAAGAGGCGCATCAAGAACGGATAGCCAAATACTACAATCATGGTACATATTACGGGCAATCTGTCGCCCTCACTATCTATCTGCTTGCTACAGTTCTTGAACGTGCCGACAATGACATATTATGGTATTCGATCCTCGGCGTCACCCACCAATATATTACATCTCACATTGATCGTGAAAAGTATGAGGAATATCATACAATCTTCCTTGATGAGGTCGTACGACTCAATCACGAACCAGATCCTGGTGCTCTACGAACTCCCAATCCCGACAATAGGAGTATATCCAAGAGCGAAGAGTTACGATTCATGTTGTTCAGACATTGGGACCTGTACAATGCGATGTTGCATAGCGGATACGTTGCTGGCCGGTTGGGAATatggaaagaaaagggaagaagcAAGTTGCGTGGTTTATTAGCCAAAATGGG CTATTCAATTCAACAGTGTAATCAGACATGGTCACACATGGACATGGAGCTCAAACGTCAGTTACCCGAAGTGCTGGAGCGCGTCGGTCCCGAATACGGCCTCGTCGAGCTTTCTTATCCCTCGTTCACCCGCGCTTACGGGTTTCAATTATCCTCTCTCTCAGCAGCGGACGCCGTCGAAGTCATATCTTCTTTACTGGATATAGCCGTAGGAGTAAGATTAGAAGTTGATAGGGAAGGCGGTAAAGGAGGGGGCGAGTGGTTTGGAGGTACCACCAGATGGAGTGTGGATACACGGGAAGCGGAAATGGGTGTTGCTCCCAGCGAGCCAGGAGAAAGAGCAGAAGGGACAGAAGGGGAAGAGTCGCAAGAGAAAAAAGACCAAGACTGGCATGTGACCAACTTTTGGATCGCCTACGATGCGTGCGACGA TGTTTCCCTTTTGCGTCGCTCTCTTCCACTAGCCATGGCTCTCCATCGAGCCATCATACGCGCAGGATCCGATTTGCTCGATAAATCTATCATCCGTACGCTTCGAAACTTCCGTCTGACCATCCTGAGCGAAGGTCCTGATCTTCGACTCTTCTGTCACCCTTCTCCTCTGTCACGTCTTGCTCTGTGGTTGGTTGATGCTACGCGGGACCGGTGGGTCGAGAAGCTCGCTCGACAGAACGCACATTCTGGAGGCAAGGTTAAGAGTCTACCTTTTGTGGTGGCGTGCTTgaatgaggagaaggggacTTTCTCGGTTGTGGGCGTGACGGGTGCACCAGAGTTTGGCGACGTGAGGAAAAA CAAATTTGGTCTCGCTTTCCAACAAGCAGCTGCCTTTTCCAATGCGACAGCAAGTCTGGATATGTTTGATACTAGTGTTGTTGAAGTTGGCCGAGAGGACCTTCAGTCATTCATTGAACATCTGCATCTACACTCCGTTTAG
- a CDS encoding Hypothetical Protein (Similar to TIGR gene model, INSD accession AAW43452.1) — translation MAVQYLRRTHTRNSLPYDLLHIIINLLISTESLGTLATLQRCSQAYYDIITPLLYTHVHIHSDDQLQRFLTLPSESRTRRKSKGFTLLSPKTIKRARSGSVQTPEKKLQALTLVKSLTLDVYPSRTSLKLASKLPQVIPAKFLTLTPSAVLSLHAKLLRSQAPRILATFWAGLLPSLIQPQQVTINYSSLDVRMLLQGEKKENWWNTFGGLSVALQHWEKLEKIELRGEVWGLIVPSPGVEMEMVHTTFMPNEAIIDEATMLDEGDESDGNNDMPQDAIHNSIPMQIPNPNLTALPQAVNNNDNDNTDDTLTPRQKLLKDRKEAILLGLLANYQVVQHTRHQALATHPNHLTSYVPQHFITNGRRSRMIWKLRDFLPPPDSDVDEDGIEWKSDDEKREELENDRKEVAAWLINELDQQCPELARDYGRMVNGRRELDCLQWIS, via the exons ATGGCTGTACA GTATTTGAGACGCACTCATACTCGAAATTCTCTACCATACGACCTCTTGCACATTATCATCAATCTCCTTATCTCGACGGAATCGCTTGGAACACTCGCAACTCTGCAACGTTGTTCACAGGCGTATTATGATATCATTACTCCCCTCTTGTACACGCATGTTCACATTCATTCGGATGATCAGCTGCAACGATTCTTGACTCTGCCCTCAGAGTCTCGTACCCGGCGCAAGAGCAAAGGCTTTACCTTGTTGAGCCCCAAGACGATCAAAAGGGCGAGATCAGGAAGTGTACAAACGCCAGAGAAGAAACTTCAGGCATTGACCCTCGTTAAGAGTTTGACTCTTGACGTCTATCCTTCTCGCACTAGTCTCAAGTTGGCCAGCAAGCTTCCCCAAGTTATCCCGGCCAAATTTCTTACTTTGACACCATCTGCTGTTCTTTCGCTCCATGCCAAACTTCTTCGCTCCCAAGCTCCTCGAATCCTTGCAACATTCTGGGCTGGTCTCTTGCCTTCTCTTATCCAGCCTCAACAGGTCACTATTAATTACTCAAGCCTTGATGTCCGAATGTTACTCCaaggggaaaagaaggagaacTGGTGGAATACCTTTGGAGGCCTTAGTGTGGCCCTACAACATTGGGAAAAGCTGGAGAAGATTGAGCTGAGGGGCGAGGTTTGGGGCTTGATAGTTCCTTCGCCAGGCGTcgagatggagatggtCCATACAACTTTCATGCCAAACGAGGCAATAATTGATGAGGCAACTATGCTCgatgagggagatgagagCGATGGGAACAACGATATGCCGCAAGATGCGATTCATAATAGTATTCCAATGCAAATCCCCAACCCCAACCTCACAGCTCTGCCCCAAGCAGTCAACAACAACGACAACGACAACACGGATGACACCCTGACCCCCAGACAAAAGCTACTTAAAGATCGCAAGGAAGCGATTCTTCTCGGACTCTTAGCAAATTACCAAGTCGTCCAGCATACCCGACATCAAGCCTTGGCTACCCATCCCAATCATTTGACTTCTTATGTACCTCAGCATTTCATCACGAACGGTAGACGTTCGAGGATGATTTGGAAGTTGAGAGatttccttcctcctcctgaCAGCGATGTGGATGAGGATGGAATAGAATGGAAGAGTGACGACGaaaaaagggaagagtTGGAGAATGATAGAAAAGAAGTGGCTGCATGGTTGATTAACGAGCTGGACCAGCAATGTCCAGAATTGGCAAGGGATTATGGAAGAATGGTAAACGGCAGGAGGGAATTAGATTGTTTGCAATGGATTTCTTAG